Genomic DNA from Thermodesulfobacteriota bacterium:
CTGACACCCAAGGGAAAGGCCGTGATCGTGCCCGGATGATCGTGGGCAAGCGCGCACCCGAGCCGCCCGATCGCCCAGGCGAACGGGAAGGCGTAAACGATGCAGTCCAGGTATCTCAAACGGTCGTTTCCACCCGGCTCCGCCCCTTTCCGACGGAAAAAGAACCAGAAACCGCACAAGCCGCCGACGATCCCTCCGAAGGAGCTCATGTCCTCCCAGAATCGCAGGAGGATCGTCGGATCCTGACGGACTTTCTCCGGGAAATAGGCGAAGACGGAGAACAGATGGGCGGCGATGAAACCGGCGAAGATCACGTATGCAAGGAGGCGGTTGCATGCGCTTGGATCGAGACCCGCTTTCAGGCAGCGGTAGACGGATACAATCCACCCGACGGCCACCGAAATGGCGATCAGAACGCCGAAGGCATGGATTGTGATCGAACCGGAGAGGTGGACGGCAGGCTGGATGAAGAATGGGACCATCGGTGAGATTAGAACACCCGATGCGCCGGAAGGACAAGGACTGAAGGTGGCATATCGGGCCCGATCCTGTTCTAAGATAAAAATACAATGAAGCATTCATCCACCCTGTCTCGCCTTGCCGCCATAGCTCGCGGCGATGAGCCGGCGGAGCTGGTGTTGAAGAACGTCCGCCTGGTGGATGTTCTGAGCGGTAAGATCGAAACGACCGATATCGCCGTCGCCGGAGGCCTGATCGCGGGAATCGGTGACGGTTATGGGGGAAGGGAGTCCGTCGATCTCGAAGGGCATTACGTATGCCCCGGCCTGATCGACGCCCACGTCCACGTGGAAAGCGCGCTGGTGCGTCCACGGGAGTTCGCCCGCGCCGTCGTCTCCCGTGGAGTGACGACGGCCGTTACGAACCCTCACGAGATCGCCAACGTCCTCGGCATCGAAGGGGTCCGTTTCATGTTGGCGGACGCGGAAGAAGCCGTCATGGATCTCCTGGCGACGGTCCCTTCCAGCGTTCCCGCCTCTCCGTTGGCGACGTCCGGCGCCGCAGTTTCGCTGTCCGAGATGCGTTCGCTGCTTTCGGACCCGCACGTAGTCGGCCTCGGAGAGGTCATGGATTATTACGGCGTCGTCGCAGGCGACGCGAAGCTGCTCGAACAGATCGAGGCTTTCCGCGGGTACCCCATCGACGGCCACTGCCCTGGTTTGGGCGGCAAGGCATTGAACGCCTACATTGCCGCCGGGATCTCCTCCGACCATGAATGCACGAATGCGGCGGAAGCCGGGGAGAAGATACGCCGGGGGATGCGGGTCTTCATCCGGGAGGGGAGCGTCGCCCGGAACCTGCGGGCGCTGCTGCCGGTCGTCACTCCCGACAACGAACGCCGGCTCTGCTTCTGCACCGACGACTGCCAGGCCCGGGACCTGCTCGCGAAAGGGTCGATCGATCACCTGGTGCGGCTCGCCATCGCCGGCGGCGTCCCTCCGATGACCGCCATCCGGATGGCCACGCTGAATGCAGCGGAACACTTCCGGCTCCACGACCGCGGCGCCGTCGCGCCGGGGCGGCGGGCCGACCTGATTGTATTCCGGGACCTTGCCTCGCCTGTCGCCGAGATGGTTTACCGGAGCGGCGTTCTTGTCGCGCGGGACGGGGAAACAGTTTCGCCGGTGGATACGGTGGCGCCCGGGATTCCCCCGGAAGTCCGGGACACCGTCTCCGTGGACTGGCTGCGGGTGGACTTCCGCATACCCGCCGAGGGGCGGCGCGTCCGCGTCATCGGGATCGTGGCGGGCGAGCTGATCACCGAATCGCTGGATATGGAGGCGCGGACCGCGGACGGGCATGCCGTCGCGGACCCGGGAAGGGACCTGCTGAAGATAGCGGTGATCGAGCGCCATCGCTCCTCGGGCAGGATGGGACTGGGCTTCGTGAAGGGGATCGGGCTGAAGGAAGGGGCGATCGCGGGAACGGTGGCTCACGACCACCATAACCTGATCGTGATCGGGGCCGACGACCGGTCCATGGAGACCGCGGCGAAAGCGGTGGCGTATGCGCGAGGGGGGCAGGCGGTAGCCATCGGGGAGCGCGTGACGGCGCTGCTTCCTCTTCCGATCGCCGGCCTGATGTCGGACGAGCCGGTCGGGCGGGTGAGCGACCGGATGAATTCCCTGCTGGCGGCCGCGGGGGAGCTCGGCTCGCCGTTGGCCGACCCATTCATGGCGATGAGCTTCCTGGGGCTGGAGGTCATCCCTCACCTCAAGTTGACCGACCTGGGGCTGGTGGACGTGAATGAGAAGAAGATCGTTCCGCTGTTCCTGTCCGGTAGGGGGGCCGGCCCGTGACGATGGAGACAGGCGTCCTGTTCACCGAGGAGGCGATCCGGAAGCGCGTGGGGGAGCTCGCGGAGCGGATCTCGACGGATTACTCCCATGTCGAGGAACTGGTCATGGTGGGGGTGTTGCGCGGCTGCTACATCTTCCTTGCCGATCTGTCCCGGCGCCTGACCGTCCCGCGAAGCATCGATTTCATCTCCGTGGCCGCGTACGGAAAGACGAAGACAGCGGGCCCCGTGCGGCTCATCATGGACCTCCGCACGGACGTCCGGGGGAAGCACGTGCTGATCGTGGAGGATATCGTCGATACGGGGCAGACGCTGGATTACCTGGTGTCCCTCGTACGGGCGAGGGAACCGGCGTCGTTAAAGACCTGTGTACTGCTGCGCAATTCCGCCCGGATGGAGAAGAAGGTGCCGATCGATTACCTGGGATTCGACATCCCGGATGTCTGGGTGGTCGGCTACGGGCTGGACTACCAGGACCGGGACAGGGCGCTGCCCTACATAAAGGCCGTATCCGGATAAAAAAACGGGTGGGACCCGGGCTTTCGAAGCGTTTTTTTGGGTTTTCGGTATTCCCGAACCCCCGTCTTCTACTCGCCGCTCTGGGCCTCACCCTACTAATATAGATTCCGGATCGGCGCCAGAGGTTCCAAGGAAACGAGAGAATATTGGCGGGTCACTCCAGGGGCAAATCCGCGAACGCCGCAACCTCTCCCCGCACTTTTTCGAGGATCTCCGCGAATCGGGCAGAAAGGGCGTCCGACAGCTCGAGGCGGTACGTCCCGATATCGGCTGGGACGACGCCCAGAATGAGCATCCTCGGCAATGTTTCCCGCAGCCGCATCACGGCAAGGGTATCCGCGAGGTTGAAATCATGGAGGGACCAGGAAGGGGCGCGGGGACCGGCGAGTTCGTCGGGTGTCAACCGCAACACCGTTCCCGGGGGGAGGGGGGCGCTCACCGCGTCCACGAGAACGACGCGCTCCTCCCCCTCGATCAGGTTCAGCAGGGCGGCGCCGGCGACGCCGCCGTCCAGGTATTCCACGCCCGGGGGAACGCCTCTCCGGGAGAGCTCCCGGACGACGTGTACGCCGATCCCTTCATCGCAAAGAAGGATGTTCCCGACCCCGATGACGCGCATTATCTCCTCCGGATCATGAGATGTCCGATTATTACAGGAGATACGGTTTCATAATTAGCTCAGCCAAATTAAAATATTCATATAAGTAAGTATACTATTATGTATAACAATATGATATCAAAGCATTAATTATCTGTTGACAGAAATATAACCTTATTTTAAATTTAACCTTACCACCAAAAAGTCGACTTTGCGGGAGGCGCAGATGCTCACGAGGCGGGGGGAAGGTTTCAGCCGGCGCGAATTCGTTCAGCTCGCGGGGGGGACCCTCGCGATGCTGGGGATGTCCGGCACACTGACTCCAAAACTGGCCCGCGCCCTGGAGAAGGC
This window encodes:
- a CDS encoding prolipoprotein diacylglyceryl transferase family protein, which codes for MVPFFIQPAVHLSGSITIHAFGVLIAISVAVGWIVSVYRCLKAGLDPSACNRLLAYVIFAGFIAAHLFSVFAYFPEKVRQDPTILLRFWEDMSSFGGIVGGLCGFWFFFRRKGAEPGGNDRLRYLDCIVYAFPFAWAIGRLGCALAHDHPGTITAFPLGVSLATRTARRFIAYHYGASGRIEELPDDDAMSRMGFHDLGLYEFLYTLLIVVPVFLALDRTVRRPGFFPTAFLLL
- the ade gene encoding adenine deaminase gives rise to the protein MLKNVRLVDVLSGKIETTDIAVAGGLIAGIGDGYGGRESVDLEGHYVCPGLIDAHVHVESALVRPREFARAVVSRGVTTAVTNPHEIANVLGIEGVRFMLADAEEAVMDLLATVPSSVPASPLATSGAAVSLSEMRSLLSDPHVVGLGEVMDYYGVVAGDAKLLEQIEAFRGYPIDGHCPGLGGKALNAYIAAGISSDHECTNAAEAGEKIRRGMRVFIREGSVARNLRALLPVVTPDNERRLCFCTDDCQARDLLAKGSIDHLVRLAIAGGVPPMTAIRMATLNAAEHFRLHDRGAVAPGRRADLIVFRDLASPVAEMVYRSGVLVARDGETVSPVDTVAPGIPPEVRDTVSVDWLRVDFRIPAEGRRVRVIGIVAGELITESLDMEARTADGHAVADPGRDLLKIAVIERHRSSGRMGLGFVKGIGLKEGAIAGTVAHDHHNLIVIGADDRSMETAAKAVAYARGGQAVAIGERVTALLPLPIAGLMSDEPVGRVSDRMNSLLAAAGELGSPLADPFMAMSFLGLEVIPHLKLTDLGLVDVNEKKIVPLFLSGRGAGP
- the hpt gene encoding hypoxanthine phosphoribosyltransferase, whose protein sequence is METGVLFTEEAIRKRVGELAERISTDYSHVEELVMVGVLRGCYIFLADLSRRLTVPRSIDFISVAAYGKTKTAGPVRLIMDLRTDVRGKHVLIVEDIVDTGQTLDYLVSLVRAREPASLKTCVLLRNSARMEKKVPIDYLGFDIPDVWVVGYGLDYQDRDRALPYIKAVSG
- a CDS encoding hydrogenase maturation protease, whose amino-acid sequence is MRVIGVGNILLCDEGIGVHVVRELSRRGVPPGVEYLDGGVAGAALLNLIEGEERVVLVDAVSAPLPPGTVLRLTPDELAGPRAPSWSLHDFNLADTLAVMRLRETLPRMLILGVVPADIGTYRLELSDALSARFAEILEKVRGEVAAFADLPLE